Proteins from a single region of Punica granatum isolate Tunisia-2019 chromosome 8, ASM765513v2, whole genome shotgun sequence:
- the LOC116187849 gene encoding probable ADP-ribosylation factor GTPase-activating protein AGD14 isoform X1, translated as MANKKMKEDERIERAIRSLLKLPENRRCINCNSVGPQYVCTTFWTFICTNCSGIHREFTHRVKSVSIAKFTTDEVSALQAGGNERARQIYFKEWDPHCNSQPDNSNLYKLRDFIKHVYVDQKFTGEKETEKLPRVRLADKVNSSESRRPSSSRIGLSSPSYEDRYDHHYHSARSGPSPSAKSDDGIVRYYYDESRSPRYTQQSSRTGYRRSPARFEVVDDRFRDDGYGSRRRSTNAMRLMSEDFRVIGRRSFDGLQKNAEKPSISLEARLERELSRQASQSVRSRERIEGKDSQDPSNDQASLAVEKKAPSSPSQGSSSNENKAKEEKVANQGSLIDCGDDSKPPDVQKQQRPPPMATTTTTTNTNTMTTVTAPPAAANNDETNWAPFGSSTEEKKAPTKPSNPNTLEFLLFELAGPAPLPGPSSNEVFSGVDQPTTVQNVIPTTEHNIIVGPSRLPEPESVDATSPASHPNASIQQPLDETSGGSPDDGANLVQFPVSHQYHQPPTSAPAENMSLQEQPIPSAPAENMSIQEQPISSAPAPSVETGIQQQSANSPGPAQNVKTEPETSSFMASQSPQLERKPSGRRELPADLFTVLYPQAPAPVRTWQPVPLQGFGFNMHYYPPNMMQLGAYSNSPKSTNPFDVGMEGTEPQRPMFPSTVPMQGALFNNDISAPSGPFSLGLHPSCVPPMQPQSPSHGPAFSSGVYMGQQHGQGKMPFSSLQQQQHGYEGFGGNPNHQMMSYPGAIAPNYSSSSPVGGGNPFD; from the exons ATGGCTAATAAGAAGATGAAGGAAGACGAGAGAATCGAGAGGGCCATTCGTAGCCTTCTGAAACTTCCCGAGAACCGCAGATGCATAAACTGCAACAGCGTG GGGCCACAATATGTCTGCACAACCTTCTGGACATTTATCTGTACAAACTGCAGCGGGATACA CCGAGAATTTACACACCGAGTAAAATCTGTATCGATTGCCAAGTTCACCACTGATGAAGTCAGTGCCCTCCAGGCCGGCGGAAATGAG CGAGCGAGGCAAATATATTTCAAAGAATGGGACCCTCATTGCAATTCTCAACCCGACAACAG TAATCTGTATAAGCTCCGAGATTTTATTAAGCATGTGTATGTCGATCAGAAGTTTACTGGTGAAAAAGAAACCGAGAAGCTTCCGAGGGTGAGACTG GCGGACAAAGTGAACTCTAGCGAAAGTAGAAGGCCCAGCTCATCTCGGATCGGGCTCAGTAGCCCAAGCTATGAGGACCGATACGATCATCACTATCATTCTGCGAGGTCTGGTCCCTCTCCCAGCGCAAAAAGTGATGATGGGATCGTGAGGTATTATTATGATGAAAGCAGAAGCCCCAGATACACACAACAGAGCTCACGTACCGGTTACAGAAGAAGTCCTGCTCGGTTTGAGGTCGTTGACGACAG gtTTCGAGATGATGGATATGGAAGTCGGAGACGGTCTACTAATGCCATGAGGCTAATGAGCGAGGATTTCAGGGTCATAGGGAGAAGGTCCTTTGATGGTCTTCAGAAGAATGCAGAGAAGCCATCAATTTCCCTAGAGGCTCGCCTCGAGAGAGAGCTGTCACGGCAGGCCTCTCAGTCGGTGAGATCACGTGAAAGGATTGAGGGGAAAGACAGTCAAGATCCTTCAAATGATCAAGCAAGTTTAGCTGTTGAAAAG AAGGCACCATCTTCGCCTAGTCAGGGCTCTTCTAGCAACGAAAACAaagcaaaagaagaaaaagttgCCAACCAGGGAAGCTTGATCGATTGCGGTGATGACTCAAAGCCTCCTGATGTTCAGAAACAACAGCGCCCTCCACCCAtggccaccaccaccaccaccaccaacaCCAACACCATGACTACTGTTACCGCCCCTCCTGCTGCTGCTAATAACGATGAGACAAACTGGGCCCCCTTCGGATCCTCTACAGAGGAGAAGAAAGCACCGACCAAACCTTCAAATCCTAACACTCTCGAGTTTTTACTATTTGAACTTGCTGGTCCAGCACCTTTGCCAGGACCGAGCAGCAATGAAGTATTTAGTGGGGTGGATCAACCCACCACTGTGCAAAATGTAATACCCACCACTGAGCATAATATAATAGTGGGCCCGTCACGGTTACCTGAACCTGAAAGTGTGGATGCCACCAGTCCCGCATCTCATCCCAATGCCTCAATCCAACAGCCCCTTGACGAGACCTCGGGAGGTTCACCAGATGATGGTGCCAACTTGGTGCAGTTTCCGGTCTCGCATCAGTACCATCAGCCTCCAACATCTGCTCCTGCAGAGAACATGTCACTTCAAGAACAACCCATTCCATCG GCCCCAGCAGAAAACATGTCAATTCAAGAACAACCCATTTCATCG GCCCCAGCTCCATCGGTGGAAACAGGGATACAGCAACAGTCTGCAAATTCTCCTGGTCCTGCCCAAAATGTTAAAACCGAACCGGAAACAAGTTCTTTCATGGCATCACAAAGTCCTCAGCTTGAGAGGAAGCCCAGCGGAAGAAGGGAACTCCCAGCG GACCTTTTCACTGTGCTTTATCCTCAGGCTCCGGCTCCTGTCCGGACATGGCAACCTGTTCCACTGCAGGGCTTTGGGTTCAACATGCACTATTACCCTCCTAATATGATG cAACTGGGTGCGTATTCCAACTCCCCAAAGTCGACTAACCCATTTGATGTTGGAATGGAAGGAACCGAACCTCAACGTCCCATG TTCCCTTCTACGGTGCCTATGCAAGGAGCCCTCTTTAACAACGACATTTCAGCTCCTTCGGGTCCGTTTAGCCTTGGGCTGCATCCCTCTTGTGTGCCGCCTATGCAACCTCAGTCTCCTTCTCATGGACCGGCATTTTCCTCTG GTGTATACATGGGGCAACAACATGGACAGGGCAAGATGCCGTTCTCAAG CTTACAACAGCAGCAGCACGGATACGAGGGTTTTGGTGGAAACCCGAACCATCAGATGATGTCCTACCCAGGTGCCATTGCCCCTAActactcctcttcttcacctgTTGGGGGAGGAAACCCGTTTGATTGA
- the LOC116187853 gene encoding DEAD-box ATP-dependent RNA helicase 56 isoform X1, translated as MGETRDNDAYEEELLDYEEEEEKAPDSAAKANGEGAKKGYVGIHSSGFRDFLLKPELLRAIVDSGFEHPSEVQHECIPQAILGMDVICQAKSGMGKTAVFVLSTLQQIEPVAGQVAALVLCHTRELAYQICHEFERFSTYLPDIKVAVFYGGVNIKVHKDLLKNECPHIVVGTPGRILALSREKDLSLKNVRHFILDECDKMLESLDMRRDVQEIFKMTPHDKQVMMFSATLSKEIRPVCKKFMQDPMEIYVDEAKLTLHGLVQHYIKLSEAEKNRKLNDLLDALDFNQVVIFVKSVNRAAELNKLLVDCNFPSICIHSGMSQEERLTRYKGFKEGHKRILVATDLVGRGIDIERVNIVINYDMPDSADTYLHRVGRAGRFGTKGLAITFVSSASDSDILNQVQARFEVDIKELPEQIDTSTYMPS; from the exons ATGGGTGAAACAAGAGACAATGATGCTTACGAGGAAGAGCTTCTCGAttatgaagaagaggaagagaaggcCCCAGACTCCGCCGCCAAGGCCAATGGCGAGGGTGCCAAAAA GGGTTATGTTGGGATTCACAGTTCAGGATTCAGAGACTTCCTTTTAAAGCCAGAGCTACTTCGAGCTATTGTGGACTCAGGATTTGAGCACCCTTCTGAAG TGCAACATGAATGCATCCCTCAAGCTATATTGGGAATGGATGTCATTTGTCAAGCAAAGTCAGGGATGGGGAAAACCGCCGTTTTTGTACTCTCCACTCTGCAGCAGATTGAGCCTGTTGCAGGGCAAGTTGCTGCACTTGTGCTTTGCCATACAAGGGAGCTAGCTTATCAG ATCTGCCACGAGTTTGAGAGGTTCAGCACATACTTGCCAGATATCAAAGTTGCAGTCTTCTACGGTGGCGTTAATATCAAAGTTCACAAGGATTTACTGAAGAATGAATGCCCCCATATCGTTGTTGGGACTCCTGGCAGAATTCTTGCTTTGTCGAGGGAGAAGGACCTCTCTCTGAAGAATGTGAGGCACTTCATCCTCGATGAGTGTGACAAAATGCTGGAATCTCTTG ATATGAGGAGAGATGTGCAGGAAATATTCAAAATGACACCACATGACAAGCAGGTCATGATGTTTTCAGCAACACTCAGCAAAGAGATCCGCCCTGTGTGCAAAAAGTTTATGCAAGAT CCCATGGAAATATATGTGGATGAGGCTAAATTGACCCTCCATGGTCTCGTACAG CACTATATCAAATTGAGTGAGGCAGAGAAAAACCGCAAGCTAAATGACCTTTTAGATGCGTTGGACTTCAACCAAGTCGTCATCTTCGTAAAGAGTGTGAACAGAGCGGCTGAGCTGAACAAGTTACTTGTGGACTGCAACTTCCCCTCTATATGTATACATTCTGGAATGTCCCAAGAAGAAAG GCTGACGCGTTACAAGGGTTTCAAGGAAGGGCACAAGAGGATACTTGTCGCAACTGATCTGGTCGGTCGGGGAATTGACATTGAACGTGTTAATATAGTTATCAACTATGACATGCCCGACTCTGCCGATACCTACCTTCACAGG GTTGGTAGAGCTGGAAGGTTTGGCACAAAAGGGCTTGCAATTACGTTTGTGTCATCTGCTTCTGACTCTGACATCCTCAATCAG GTCCAAGCGAGGTTTGAAGTGGATATTAAGGAGCTCCCGGAGCAGATCGATACTTCCACATATA TGCCTTCCTAG
- the LOC116187853 gene encoding DEAD-box ATP-dependent RNA helicase 56 isoform X2, which translates to MDVICQAKSGMGKTAVFVLSTLQQIEPVAGQVAALVLCHTRELAYQICHEFERFSTYLPDIKVAVFYGGVNIKVHKDLLKNECPHIVVGTPGRILALSREKDLSLKNVRHFILDECDKMLESLDMRRDVQEIFKMTPHDKQVMMFSATLSKEIRPVCKKFMQDPMEIYVDEAKLTLHGLVQHYIKLSEAEKNRKLNDLLDALDFNQVVIFVKSVNRAAELNKLLVDCNFPSICIHSGMSQEERLTRYKGFKEGHKRILVATDLVGRGIDIERVNIVINYDMPDSADTYLHRVGRAGRFGTKGLAITFVSSASDSDILNQVQARFEVDIKELPEQIDTSTYMPS; encoded by the exons ATGGATGTCATTTGTCAAGCAAAGTCAGGGATGGGGAAAACCGCCGTTTTTGTACTCTCCACTCTGCAGCAGATTGAGCCTGTTGCAGGGCAAGTTGCTGCACTTGTGCTTTGCCATACAAGGGAGCTAGCTTATCAG ATCTGCCACGAGTTTGAGAGGTTCAGCACATACTTGCCAGATATCAAAGTTGCAGTCTTCTACGGTGGCGTTAATATCAAAGTTCACAAGGATTTACTGAAGAATGAATGCCCCCATATCGTTGTTGGGACTCCTGGCAGAATTCTTGCTTTGTCGAGGGAGAAGGACCTCTCTCTGAAGAATGTGAGGCACTTCATCCTCGATGAGTGTGACAAAATGCTGGAATCTCTTG ATATGAGGAGAGATGTGCAGGAAATATTCAAAATGACACCACATGACAAGCAGGTCATGATGTTTTCAGCAACACTCAGCAAAGAGATCCGCCCTGTGTGCAAAAAGTTTATGCAAGAT CCCATGGAAATATATGTGGATGAGGCTAAATTGACCCTCCATGGTCTCGTACAG CACTATATCAAATTGAGTGAGGCAGAGAAAAACCGCAAGCTAAATGACCTTTTAGATGCGTTGGACTTCAACCAAGTCGTCATCTTCGTAAAGAGTGTGAACAGAGCGGCTGAGCTGAACAAGTTACTTGTGGACTGCAACTTCCCCTCTATATGTATACATTCTGGAATGTCCCAAGAAGAAAG GCTGACGCGTTACAAGGGTTTCAAGGAAGGGCACAAGAGGATACTTGTCGCAACTGATCTGGTCGGTCGGGGAATTGACATTGAACGTGTTAATATAGTTATCAACTATGACATGCCCGACTCTGCCGATACCTACCTTCACAGG GTTGGTAGAGCTGGAAGGTTTGGCACAAAAGGGCTTGCAATTACGTTTGTGTCATCTGCTTCTGACTCTGACATCCTCAATCAG GTCCAAGCGAGGTTTGAAGTGGATATTAAGGAGCTCCCGGAGCAGATCGATACTTCCACATATA TGCCTTCCTAG
- the LOC116187849 gene encoding probable ADP-ribosylation factor GTPase-activating protein AGD14 isoform X2: protein MANKKMKEDERIERAIRSLLKLPENRRCINCNSVGPQYVCTTFWTFICTNCSGIHREFTHRVKSVSIAKFTTDEVSALQAGGNERARQIYFKEWDPHCNSQPDNSNLYKLRDFIKHVYVDQKFTGEKETEKLPRVRLADKVNSSESRRPSSSRIGLSSPSYEDRYDHHYHSARSGPSPSAKSDDGIVRYYYDESRSPRYTQQSSRTGYRRSPARFEVVDDRFRDDGYGSRRRSTNAMRLMSEDFRVIGRRSFDGLQKNAEKPSISLEARLERELSRQASQSKAPSSPSQGSSSNENKAKEEKVANQGSLIDCGDDSKPPDVQKQQRPPPMATTTTTTNTNTMTTVTAPPAAANNDETNWAPFGSSTEEKKAPTKPSNPNTLEFLLFELAGPAPLPGPSSNEVFSGVDQPTTVQNVIPTTEHNIIVGPSRLPEPESVDATSPASHPNASIQQPLDETSGGSPDDGANLVQFPVSHQYHQPPTSAPAENMSLQEQPIPSAPAENMSIQEQPISSAPAPSVETGIQQQSANSPGPAQNVKTEPETSSFMASQSPQLERKPSGRRELPADLFTVLYPQAPAPVRTWQPVPLQGFGFNMHYYPPNMMQLGAYSNSPKSTNPFDVGMEGTEPQRPMFPSTVPMQGALFNNDISAPSGPFSLGLHPSCVPPMQPQSPSHGPAFSSGVYMGQQHGQGKMPFSSLQQQQHGYEGFGGNPNHQMMSYPGAIAPNYSSSSPVGGGNPFD from the exons ATGGCTAATAAGAAGATGAAGGAAGACGAGAGAATCGAGAGGGCCATTCGTAGCCTTCTGAAACTTCCCGAGAACCGCAGATGCATAAACTGCAACAGCGTG GGGCCACAATATGTCTGCACAACCTTCTGGACATTTATCTGTACAAACTGCAGCGGGATACA CCGAGAATTTACACACCGAGTAAAATCTGTATCGATTGCCAAGTTCACCACTGATGAAGTCAGTGCCCTCCAGGCCGGCGGAAATGAG CGAGCGAGGCAAATATATTTCAAAGAATGGGACCCTCATTGCAATTCTCAACCCGACAACAG TAATCTGTATAAGCTCCGAGATTTTATTAAGCATGTGTATGTCGATCAGAAGTTTACTGGTGAAAAAGAAACCGAGAAGCTTCCGAGGGTGAGACTG GCGGACAAAGTGAACTCTAGCGAAAGTAGAAGGCCCAGCTCATCTCGGATCGGGCTCAGTAGCCCAAGCTATGAGGACCGATACGATCATCACTATCATTCTGCGAGGTCTGGTCCCTCTCCCAGCGCAAAAAGTGATGATGGGATCGTGAGGTATTATTATGATGAAAGCAGAAGCCCCAGATACACACAACAGAGCTCACGTACCGGTTACAGAAGAAGTCCTGCTCGGTTTGAGGTCGTTGACGACAG gtTTCGAGATGATGGATATGGAAGTCGGAGACGGTCTACTAATGCCATGAGGCTAATGAGCGAGGATTTCAGGGTCATAGGGAGAAGGTCCTTTGATGGTCTTCAGAAGAATGCAGAGAAGCCATCAATTTCCCTAGAGGCTCGCCTCGAGAGAGAGCTGTCACGGCAGGCCTCTCAGTCG AAGGCACCATCTTCGCCTAGTCAGGGCTCTTCTAGCAACGAAAACAaagcaaaagaagaaaaagttgCCAACCAGGGAAGCTTGATCGATTGCGGTGATGACTCAAAGCCTCCTGATGTTCAGAAACAACAGCGCCCTCCACCCAtggccaccaccaccaccaccaccaacaCCAACACCATGACTACTGTTACCGCCCCTCCTGCTGCTGCTAATAACGATGAGACAAACTGGGCCCCCTTCGGATCCTCTACAGAGGAGAAGAAAGCACCGACCAAACCTTCAAATCCTAACACTCTCGAGTTTTTACTATTTGAACTTGCTGGTCCAGCACCTTTGCCAGGACCGAGCAGCAATGAAGTATTTAGTGGGGTGGATCAACCCACCACTGTGCAAAATGTAATACCCACCACTGAGCATAATATAATAGTGGGCCCGTCACGGTTACCTGAACCTGAAAGTGTGGATGCCACCAGTCCCGCATCTCATCCCAATGCCTCAATCCAACAGCCCCTTGACGAGACCTCGGGAGGTTCACCAGATGATGGTGCCAACTTGGTGCAGTTTCCGGTCTCGCATCAGTACCATCAGCCTCCAACATCTGCTCCTGCAGAGAACATGTCACTTCAAGAACAACCCATTCCATCG GCCCCAGCAGAAAACATGTCAATTCAAGAACAACCCATTTCATCG GCCCCAGCTCCATCGGTGGAAACAGGGATACAGCAACAGTCTGCAAATTCTCCTGGTCCTGCCCAAAATGTTAAAACCGAACCGGAAACAAGTTCTTTCATGGCATCACAAAGTCCTCAGCTTGAGAGGAAGCCCAGCGGAAGAAGGGAACTCCCAGCG GACCTTTTCACTGTGCTTTATCCTCAGGCTCCGGCTCCTGTCCGGACATGGCAACCTGTTCCACTGCAGGGCTTTGGGTTCAACATGCACTATTACCCTCCTAATATGATG cAACTGGGTGCGTATTCCAACTCCCCAAAGTCGACTAACCCATTTGATGTTGGAATGGAAGGAACCGAACCTCAACGTCCCATG TTCCCTTCTACGGTGCCTATGCAAGGAGCCCTCTTTAACAACGACATTTCAGCTCCTTCGGGTCCGTTTAGCCTTGGGCTGCATCCCTCTTGTGTGCCGCCTATGCAACCTCAGTCTCCTTCTCATGGACCGGCATTTTCCTCTG GTGTATACATGGGGCAACAACATGGACAGGGCAAGATGCCGTTCTCAAG CTTACAACAGCAGCAGCACGGATACGAGGGTTTTGGTGGAAACCCGAACCATCAGATGATGTCCTACCCAGGTGCCATTGCCCCTAActactcctcttcttcacctgTTGGGGGAGGAAACCCGTTTGATTGA
- the LOC116187852 gene encoding molybdate transporter 1 isoform X2, with amino-acid sequence MEESPNSQQPKSSLKIIQTLKSNLFSFHSTWAELNGAMGDLGTYIPIVLALTLAKDLDLGTTLIFTGLYNAITGLVYGVPMPVQPMKSIAAVAISSPGFGIPEVMASGICTGAILLVLGATGLMRLVYNLVPLCVVRGIQLAQGLSFALTAVKYVRKVQNFSKSKSLGERPWLGLDGLVLAIVCACFIIVVNGAGEENSEEVDDEENSLRMRRRRRWRKIISNLPSAFIIFILGVVLAFIRKPRLVDGIKFGPNSIKVIHISRQAWKEGFVKGTIPQLPLSVLNSVIAVCKLSYDLFPQRADFSPTSVSVTVGLMNLVGCWFGAMPCCHGAGGLAGQYKFGGRSGGCVAILGAAKLVLGLALGSSLVMVLNQFPVGVLGVLLLFAGIELAMASRDMGSKEESFVMLMCTAVSLVQSSAALGFLCGMVVYSLLRLRDLVFAHKTRDRSCLDIWMQRMA; translated from the exons ATGGAAGAGTCTCCGAACAGCCAACAGCCAAAGTCCTCACTAAAGATCATCCAGACCCTCAAGTCCAACCTCTTCTCCTTCCACTCAACATGGGCTGAGCTCAATGGGGCCATGGGTGACCTCGGCACCTACATCCCCATAGTCCTTGCCCTAACCCTGGCCAAGGACCTCGACCTCGGCACGACCCTCATATTCACCGGCCTCTATAATGCCATCACGGGACTTGTCTACGGGGTCCCCATGCCCGTCCAGCCCATGAAGTCCATAGCCGCCGTGGCCATCTCGAGCCCCGGCTTCGGCATCCCCGAGGTCATGGCTTCGGGGATCTGCACCGGCGCCATCCTCCTTGTCCTCGGTGCAACAGGGCTCATGCGGCTCGTGTACAACCTCGTGCCCTTGTGCGTCGTCCGAGGGATCCAGCTTGCACAGGGCCTCTCTTTTGCGTTGACTGCAGTCAAGTACGTCCGGAAGGTCCAGAATTTCTCCAAGTCGAAGAGCTTGGGCGAGAGGCCCTGGCTCGGGCTCGACGGGCTGGTCCTGGCCATCGTGTGTGCCTGTTTCATAATCGTAGTCAATGGGGCTGGCGAAGAGAATAGTGAAGAG GTCGATGACGAGGAAAACTCGCtgaggatgaggaggaggaggaggtggaggaAGATCATATCGAACCTTCCGTCGGcattcatcatcttcatcctaGGAGTGGTCCTAGCATTCATTAGGAAGCCCAGGCTGGTCGATGGCATTAAATTCGGCCCGAACTCCATCAAAGTGATCCACATCTCAAGGCAAGCTTGGAAGGAAGGCTTCGTTAAGGGCACAATCCCGCAACTGCCCCTATCGGTCCTAAACTCGGTGATTGCAGTGTGCAAGCTCTCCTATGACCTCTTCCCCCAGAGGGCAGACTTCTCGCCCACCTCAGTTTCTGTAACCGTGGGGCTCATGAACTTGGTTGGCTGCTGGTTCGGGGCAATGCCATGCTGCCACGGCGCAG GTGGGCTTGCGGGGCAGTACAAGTTCGGGGGAAGGAGCGGTGGGTGTGTGGCAATTCTAGGGGCAGCGAAGTTGGTCTTGGGGCTTGCCTTGGGGAGCTCCTTGGTGATGGTTCTCAACCAGTTCCCCGTTGGGGTCCTCGGGGTCCTTCTGCTGTTCGCCGGGATTGAGCTCGCCATGGCCTCAAGGGACATGGGATCGAAGGAGGAGTCTTTTGTGATGCtgatgtgcactgcagtctcACTTGTACAGTCCAGCGCTGCGCTTGGGTTCCTGTGCGGGATGGTTGTGTATTCATTACTAAGGCTAAGGGATCTCGTGTTTGCGCACAAGACCCGGGATCGGTCCTGCTTGGATATATGGATGCAGAGGATGGCATGA
- the LOC116187852 gene encoding molybdate transporter 1 isoform X1, which yields MEESPNSQQPKSSLKIIQTLKSNLFSFHSTWAELNGAMGDLGTYIPIVLALTLAKDLDLGTTLIFTGLYNAITGLVYGVPMPVQPMKSIAAVAISSPGFGIPEVMASGICTGAILLVLGATGLMRLVYNLVPLCVVRGIQLAQGLSFALTAVKYVRKVQNFSKSKSLGERPWLGLDGLVLAIVCACFIIVVNGAGEENSEEVHGNINGTSNDLQVDDEENSLRMRRRRRWRKIISNLPSAFIIFILGVVLAFIRKPRLVDGIKFGPNSIKVIHISRQAWKEGFVKGTIPQLPLSVLNSVIAVCKLSYDLFPQRADFSPTSVSVTVGLMNLVGCWFGAMPCCHGAGGLAGQYKFGGRSGGCVAILGAAKLVLGLALGSSLVMVLNQFPVGVLGVLLLFAGIELAMASRDMGSKEESFVMLMCTAVSLVQSSAALGFLCGMVVYSLLRLRDLVFAHKTRDRSCLDIWMQRMA from the exons ATGGAAGAGTCTCCGAACAGCCAACAGCCAAAGTCCTCACTAAAGATCATCCAGACCCTCAAGTCCAACCTCTTCTCCTTCCACTCAACATGGGCTGAGCTCAATGGGGCCATGGGTGACCTCGGCACCTACATCCCCATAGTCCTTGCCCTAACCCTGGCCAAGGACCTCGACCTCGGCACGACCCTCATATTCACCGGCCTCTATAATGCCATCACGGGACTTGTCTACGGGGTCCCCATGCCCGTCCAGCCCATGAAGTCCATAGCCGCCGTGGCCATCTCGAGCCCCGGCTTCGGCATCCCCGAGGTCATGGCTTCGGGGATCTGCACCGGCGCCATCCTCCTTGTCCTCGGTGCAACAGGGCTCATGCGGCTCGTGTACAACCTCGTGCCCTTGTGCGTCGTCCGAGGGATCCAGCTTGCACAGGGCCTCTCTTTTGCGTTGACTGCAGTCAAGTACGTCCGGAAGGTCCAGAATTTCTCCAAGTCGAAGAGCTTGGGCGAGAGGCCCTGGCTCGGGCTCGACGGGCTGGTCCTGGCCATCGTGTGTGCCTGTTTCATAATCGTAGTCAATGGGGCTGGCGAAGAGAATAGTGAAGAGGTACATGGAAATATCAATGGGACAAGCAATGACTTGCAG GTCGATGACGAGGAAAACTCGCtgaggatgaggaggaggaggaggtggaggaAGATCATATCGAACCTTCCGTCGGcattcatcatcttcatcctaGGAGTGGTCCTAGCATTCATTAGGAAGCCCAGGCTGGTCGATGGCATTAAATTCGGCCCGAACTCCATCAAAGTGATCCACATCTCAAGGCAAGCTTGGAAGGAAGGCTTCGTTAAGGGCACAATCCCGCAACTGCCCCTATCGGTCCTAAACTCGGTGATTGCAGTGTGCAAGCTCTCCTATGACCTCTTCCCCCAGAGGGCAGACTTCTCGCCCACCTCAGTTTCTGTAACCGTGGGGCTCATGAACTTGGTTGGCTGCTGGTTCGGGGCAATGCCATGCTGCCACGGCGCAG GTGGGCTTGCGGGGCAGTACAAGTTCGGGGGAAGGAGCGGTGGGTGTGTGGCAATTCTAGGGGCAGCGAAGTTGGTCTTGGGGCTTGCCTTGGGGAGCTCCTTGGTGATGGTTCTCAACCAGTTCCCCGTTGGGGTCCTCGGGGTCCTTCTGCTGTTCGCCGGGATTGAGCTCGCCATGGCCTCAAGGGACATGGGATCGAAGGAGGAGTCTTTTGTGATGCtgatgtgcactgcagtctcACTTGTACAGTCCAGCGCTGCGCTTGGGTTCCTGTGCGGGATGGTTGTGTATTCATTACTAAGGCTAAGGGATCTCGTGTTTGCGCACAAGACCCGGGATCGGTCCTGCTTGGATATATGGATGCAGAGGATGGCATGA